Proteins encoded by one window of Pseudochaenichthys georgianus chromosome 9, fPseGeo1.2, whole genome shotgun sequence:
- the LOC139434359 gene encoding uncharacterized protein produces MSDKKKKKQQRDLLSFWAKRARSEETVEEALDLSVNDRAEENECPEGLTVDVGYWFKGSTNRKGYLTEFCELHGSEYLEILMHVSIRWLSLERCLTRILQQYEPLASYFKSSDEKQPWFRRLLEAFSNPMTEVYLLFYQATLPVFSTFNLLLQREKSSIFLLHDEHREPHDILYKDPSNQLPGEKLVIGFTTRGTLNRLLDAGDITPQQVQRFQQAAVVFLVRAVESAMKKLPMREPLIKHAMSLDVQQRAECGVEDALYFVHRFPELLPYNGPDERDKLGEEFLDYQSMDIAMPEDPATFDIENFWGNMASMKNKVTGMSRFGRLSRIAKLVLVLPHSNADAERVFSVVGLNKTKTRKTVWLLMEDGKP; encoded by the exons ATGTcagataagaagaagaagaagcagcagaGAGATCTGCTGTCATTCTGGGCCAAACGTGCCAGGTCAGAGGAAACAGTGGAGGAGGCTTTGGATCTCTCAGTGAatgacagagcggaggaaaatgaGTGTCCAGAGG GTCTGACTGTGGATGTGGGATACTGGTTTAAAGGAAGCACCAATCGTAAAGGTTACCTGACGG AATTCTGTGAGCTCCATGGAAGcgagtatttagaaatacttatGCACGTTTCCATTCGATGGTTGAGCCTGGAGAGGTGTTTGACTCGTATCCTGCAGCAGTATGAGCCACTGGCCAGCTACTTCAAGTCATCAG ATGAGAAACAACCGTGGTTCAGGAGGCTGTTGGAAGCATTCTCTAACCCAATGACAGAGGTGTACCTGCTGTTCTATCAAGCAACGTTGCCAGTCTTCTCCACCTTCAAcctcctcctccagagagagaaGTCCTCCATCTTCCTTCTACATGATGAG CACCGGGAGCCGCATGACATCCTCTATAAGGACCCATCAAACCAACTGCCAG GAGAAAAGCTGGTGATCGGCTTCACTACTCGAGGTACACTCAACAGGCTCCTTGATGCAGGAGACATTACACCGCAGCAAGTGCAGAGGTTCCAGCAGGCAGCAGTGGTGTTTCTGGTGAGGGCTGTGGAGTCTGCCATGAAGAAACTCCCCATGAGAGAGCCCCTCATAAAACATGCCATGTCTCTGGATGTCCAGCAGAGGGCAGAGTGTGGAGTGGAAGACGCCTTGTACTTTGTCCACAG gtTTCCTGAACTTCTCCCATACAACGGACCTGACGAGCGTGACAAACTGGGTGAGGAGTTTCTGGACTACCAATCCATGGACATTGCCATGCccgaagacccagccacgttcgaCATAGAGAACTTTTGGGGGAACATGGCATCAATGAAGAATAAG GTGACCGGGATGAGCAGATTTGGGAGGCTCTCTCGTATTGCCAAGTTGGTGTTGGTACTTCCGCATTCAAATGCTGATGCTGAACGAGTGTTCTCTGTGGTGGGACTGAACAAAACCAAAACCCGAAAAACAGTTTGGCTCTTGATGGAAGATGGCAAACCTTGA
- the LOC117452587 gene encoding monocarboxylate transporter 13, with translation MCTDSRAACREELKMNSRRPPDGGYGWVVVISAFFIMGLTTAVLKNFGLFFLDIQSHFQVMTSTTSWVTSTTIGMFHLGAPLASVLTLRFSQRVVIILGGLLSASGMLLASLDLSLPWLYLTMGVMQGLGICFAWIPANSMVSHYFVKWRPIAYGIASSGECVFAILFSPFFQWLIETYSWQGALIIIGGLQLNLCVCGALMRPLEAPQSPIQETKDNLEGDAAELPPKRKVIFQFSLLRKPELLFYILFAIFAAAGFFIPPLFLVPFANSLGMDKYWPALILSILALADLAGRLLCGWLANMRVVRNLQLLTMVVTLLGVVLLLLPINQSYWAIMVFVCLYGFLFGCVVAIHVTSIVDIVSLEGFDNGLGLFMLFRSFGGFIGPPAAGWLVDQTNDYSSAFYLSGACLISSAVFVVLVDRILQKKKCIEAEDQRSNAKDNPDAEKVN, from the exons ATGTG CACAGACAGCAGAGCGGCCTGCAGAGAGGAGCTGAAGATGAACTCCAGGAGACCTCCTGACGGGGGGTACGGCTGGGTTGTGGTCATATCTGCCTTTTTTATCATGGGCCTCACTACTGCCGTTCTCAAGAACTTCGGCCTCTTCTTCCTCGACATCCAGAGTCACTTTCAAGTCATGACCAGCACTACCTCATGGGTCACCTCCACTACGATCGGCATGTTTCACCTAGGAG CTCCATTGGCCAGTGTGCTTACCCTACGTTTTTCTCAGAGGGTGGTCATCATACTAGGAGGTCTGCTGTCAGCCTCGGGAATGTTGTTGGCCTCTCTGGACCTCAGTCTGCCGTGGCTCTACCTCACCATGGGCGTCATGCAAG GACTGGGCATCTGCTTCGCGTGGATCCCTGCCAACAGCATGGTGAGCCACTACTTTGTGAAGTGGCGTCCCATCGCCTACGGCATCGCAAGTTCAGGAGAGTGCGTCTTTGCCATCCTGTTCAGCCCCTTCTTCCAGTGGCTGATCGAGACGTACAGCTGGCAGGGGGCCCTGATCATCATCGGGGGTCTCCAGCTCAACCTGTGTGTCTGTGGCGCCCTCATGAGACCGCTGGAGGCCCCCCAGAGCCCCatacaggaaaccaaagacaatCTAGAAGGCGATGCCGCTGAGCTCCCACCAAAGAGGAAGGTTATCTTCCAGTTCTCCCTCCTGAGAAAACCTGAACTACTATTCTACATCCTGTTTGCCATTTTTGCAGCAGCAGGGTTTTTTATCCCACCTCTCTTTCTAGTGCCTTTCGCCAACAGTTTAGGGATGGATAAGTACTGGCCAGCATTGATCCTCTCCATCCTGGCATTAGCAGACCTGGCAGGGAGGCTGCTCTGCGGCTGGTTGGCCAACATGCGTGTGGTCAGGAACCTGCAGCTGCTCACCATGGTGGTCACTCTGCTCGGGGTGGTGCTCTTGCTGCTCCCCATCAACCAAAGCTACTGGGCCATCATGGTGTTTGTCTGCCTCTACGGGTTCCTGTTCGGCTGCGTGGTGGCTATCCACGTCACCTCCATTGTGGACATTGTATCCCTGGAGGGCTTTGACAATGGACTTGGGCTCTTTATGCTGTTTAGGAGCTTTGGGGGCTTCATAGGACCCcctgctgcag GCTGGCTGGTAGACCAGACGAACGACTACAGCTCTGCCTTCTACCTGTCGGGGGCTTGCCTCATTTCTTCAGCCGTGTTTGTCGTTCTGGTGGACCGCATTCTTCAGAAAAAGAAATGCATCGAGGCTGAGGATCAAAGGTCAAACGCTAAGGACAACCCGGATGCAGAAAAGGTCAACTGA